A part of Propioniciclava coleopterorum genomic DNA contains:
- a CDS encoding tyrosine-type recombinase/integrase: protein MRLIEYSEWTPPAERRRRTEEQAITFDEFAREWIDKRLVRGRPLKDRSKEHYLDIHERWFAPFHDLPLTAITTADVERWFHSRPDAPTMRTHAYSLLKAIFRTAVARRLVKESPVSVEGATSRAVPKETNLLTVAQVQELADAMRSQHRLMVLLAAWCSLRFGELTGLRRRDITLSENLTEGTVTVEQAAVTVAGERVLTTPKSLAGHRTIYLPPHLIEDVRQHLATYTRSDADSLVFPGTHGRPLTPGQVYGHAPRFDKRGRQTHPGNSFYKARHQIGRPDFRFHDLRHFAATMAAISGATTKELMQFAGHSDIHVAMRYQEAVNDRKKDLATRMADLAARAEGARLT, encoded by the coding sequence TTGAGGCTCATCGAGTACAGCGAGTGGACCCCTCCGGCCGAGCGCCGGCGCAGAACCGAGGAGCAGGCCATTACCTTCGACGAGTTCGCCCGGGAGTGGATCGACAAGCGTCTGGTCAGAGGGCGCCCACTGAAGGACCGCTCCAAGGAGCACTACCTCGACATCCACGAGCGCTGGTTCGCGCCGTTCCACGACCTTCCCCTGACCGCGATCACCACCGCCGACGTCGAACGCTGGTTCCACTCCCGCCCAGACGCGCCGACCATGCGCACCCACGCCTACTCCCTACTCAAGGCGATCTTCCGCACCGCCGTGGCACGCAGACTCGTCAAGGAGTCCCCCGTCAGCGTCGAAGGAGCCACCTCCCGAGCCGTCCCCAAGGAGACCAACCTCCTCACCGTCGCCCAAGTCCAGGAACTCGCCGACGCCATGCGCTCCCAGCACCGCTTGATGGTGCTCCTCGCCGCCTGGTGCAGCCTGCGGTTCGGCGAACTCACCGGCCTGCGCCGGCGCGACATCACCCTCAGCGAGAACCTCACCGAAGGCACCGTCACGGTCGAGCAGGCGGCGGTCACCGTCGCCGGCGAGCGTGTGCTGACCACCCCCAAGTCCCTCGCCGGGCACAGGACGATCTACCTGCCACCCCACCTCATCGAGGACGTGCGGCAGCACCTCGCCACGTACACCCGAAGCGACGCCGACTCGCTGGTATTCCCCGGCACCCACGGACGCCCGCTCACCCCGGGACAGGTCTACGGCCACGCGCCCCGATTCGACAAGCGCGGCAGGCAGACGCACCCAGGAAACAGCTTCTACAAGGCCCGCCACCAGATCGGACGCCCCGACTTCCGCTTCCACGACCTCCGCCACTTCGCCGCCACCATGGCCGCCATCAGCGGAGCCACCACCAAAGAACTCATGCAGTTCGCCGGCCACAGCGACATCCACGTCGCCATGCGCTACCAAGAAGCCGTCAACGACCGCAAGAAGGACCTCGCCACGCGCATGGCCGACCTCGCTGCGCGAGCCGAAGGTGCAAGACTCACCTGA
- a CDS encoding IS3 family transposase (programmed frameshift) produces the protein MSRKNYSEEFRRQAVDLYESTPGATVRGIAADLGIVRGTLRQWLDAYGTGKKTAVDGTLTSSPLRSNSPSAPEGDTPEQKIARLEFRVNELEVETTKLTTEREILQRAAKYFGRGDALVSRFQFVADNSATFEVKRLCELVEVERSSFYAWLKASSARQKRARADAELAARIRAVHAEDSTQGAPRITAELNDGVPAGDRVNHKRVARVMRLEGIRGYVKKRRVRTTLPEPSGHKYPDLLQRDFTAEAPNRRYVGDITYLPLADGKNLYLATVIDCYSRRLAGWAVADHMRTELVEDALKAAAVARGSLQGAIFHSDHGSVYCSKDYAKLCHRLGVTQSMGAVGSSADNALAESFNATLKREILQDAACWSDDATCRRQTFRWLVRYNTRRRHTWCGYLSPSTYEARRAATLPTAA, from the exons ATGTCCAGGAAGAACTACTCCGAGGAGTTCCGTCGTCAGGCTGTCGACTTGTACGAGTCCACGCCGGGGGCCACGGTCCGCGGCATCGCCGCCGATCTGGGCATCGTGCGGGGCACGCTGCGCCAGTGGCTCGACGCGTACGGGACCGGCAAGAAGACCGCCGTGGACGGGACGCTGACGTCGAGTCCGCTGCGGTCGAACAGCCCGTCAGCGCCCGAGGGTGATACACCGGAGCAGAAAATCGCCCGGCTCGAGTTCCGGGTGAACGAGCTCGAGGTCGAGACCACCAAGCTCACCACCGAGCGCGAGATCCTCCAACGGGCGGCCAAGTATTTCG GCCGGGGAGACGCGCTGGTGAGTCGCTTCCAGTTCGTCGCCGACAACTCCGCCACCTTCGAGGTGAAGCGATTGTGCGAGCTCGTCGAGGTCGAGCGTTCGTCCTTCTATGCCTGGCTCAAGGCGTCCTCGGCACGCCAGAAGCGTGCCCGGGCCGATGCCGAGCTCGCGGCGCGGATCAGGGCTGTGCATGCCGAGGACAGCACCCAGGGTGCTCCACGGATCACTGCTGAGCTCAACGACGGCGTCCCGGCCGGCGATCGCGTGAACCACAAGCGGGTCGCCCGGGTGATGCGGCTGGAGGGCATCCGTGGCTATGTGAAGAAGCGGCGGGTGCGGACCACGCTCCCAGAGCCGTCGGGGCACAAGTATCCCGACCTGCTCCAGCGGGACTTCACCGCCGAGGCACCGAACCGGCGCTACGTCGGGGACATCACCTACCTGCCGTTGGCTGACGGGAAGAACCTGTACCTGGCGACCGTCATCGACTGCTACTCACGTCGGCTCGCCGGCTGGGCGGTGGCCGACCACATGCGCACTGAACTCGTCGAGGACGCCTTGAAGGCCGCCGCCGTCGCCCGCGGCAGCCTTCAGGGTGCGATCTTCCACAGCGACCACGGGTCGGTCTACTGTTCGAAGGACTACGCCAAGCTCTGCCACCGACTCGGCGTCACCCAATCGATGGGGGCCGTCGGCTCGTCGGCCGACAACGCGTTGGCGGAGTCGTTCAACGCCACGTTGAAGCGCGAAATCCTCCAAGACGCCGCCTGCTGGAGCGACGACGCGACCTGTCGCCGGCAGACCTTCAGGTGGCTCGTCCGCTACAACACCCGACGCCGTCACACCTGGTGCGGCTACCTGTCCCCGTCCACCTACGAGGCCCGCCGGGCCGCTACGCTGCCAACCGCCGCGTAA
- a CDS encoding N-6 DNA methylase → MSPATSPAKTTQARLQAVINQSRQIMRKDAGLNGELDRLPQLAWLLFLKAFDDLEEEREALEEGYRPVLPEEFRWRAWASGSDTTGDPLLVFVNGKLLPKLRSLQGSGRPGDPRDTLARVFQDTTNRMLSGHLLRQLVDQVNKVEFSQRDEMHAMAVFYETMLREMRDAAGDSGEFYTPRPLIRFIVEQVDPRPGETVLDPAAGTGGFLIEAYKHMTNGNVSASEVEQVKAGLRGIEKKPMPHLLGQMNLLLHGIDRPNFTEQNSLNVGLAEVRRAGVDVVLTNPPFGGEEEKLVQENFPVQYRTAETAWLFLQSVMARIERSATGRCGIVVPNSVLFDTGVGGKIKADLMSRFNLHTVLRLPNGVFAPYTIIPSNVLFFEKGHQGPVWFYEIPAPRDARTTPRPSRCASRSSPTARLGGADAAAGPRRERSGVAGRRRDNPRSGLQPRPPQPPPTGRPRAPLAQGVGRRTDRDRA, encoded by the coding sequence GTGAGCCCAGCCACATCCCCGGCCAAGACCACCCAGGCCCGCCTGCAGGCGGTGATCAACCAGTCGCGCCAGATCATGCGCAAGGACGCCGGACTCAACGGCGAACTCGACCGCCTGCCGCAGCTGGCGTGGCTGCTGTTCCTCAAGGCCTTTGACGACCTCGAGGAGGAACGTGAGGCGCTGGAGGAGGGCTATCGACCGGTCCTCCCGGAGGAGTTCCGGTGGCGCGCATGGGCGTCCGGTAGCGACACGACGGGCGACCCGTTGTTGGTGTTTGTCAACGGCAAGCTGCTGCCCAAGCTGCGCAGCCTTCAAGGGTCAGGGCGCCCTGGTGACCCACGGGACACGCTCGCGCGCGTGTTCCAGGACACGACCAACCGCATGCTGTCGGGGCACCTCCTGCGTCAGCTCGTCGATCAAGTCAACAAGGTGGAGTTCTCCCAGCGGGACGAGATGCACGCCATGGCCGTGTTCTACGAGACCATGCTGCGCGAGATGCGGGACGCCGCCGGCGACTCCGGTGAGTTCTACACCCCGCGTCCGCTGATCCGGTTCATCGTCGAGCAGGTCGACCCGCGCCCCGGCGAGACCGTGCTCGACCCCGCCGCGGGCACCGGCGGGTTCCTCATCGAGGCATACAAGCACATGACCAACGGCAACGTGTCGGCGTCCGAGGTCGAGCAGGTGAAGGCCGGGCTGCGCGGCATCGAGAAGAAGCCCATGCCGCACCTGCTGGGGCAGATGAACCTGCTGCTGCACGGCATCGACCGCCCGAACTTCACCGAGCAGAACTCCCTGAACGTCGGGCTGGCCGAGGTGCGCCGCGCGGGGGTCGATGTCGTGCTCACGAACCCTCCGTTCGGCGGTGAGGAGGAGAAGCTCGTCCAGGAGAACTTCCCCGTGCAATACCGGACCGCCGAAACCGCCTGGCTGTTCCTGCAGTCGGTCATGGCGCGGATCGAACGCAGCGCCACCGGGCGCTGCGGCATCGTCGTGCCCAACTCGGTGCTGTTCGACACCGGCGTGGGCGGCAAGATCAAGGCCGACCTGATGAGCCGGTTCAACCTGCACACGGTGCTGCGGCTGCCCAACGGCGTGTTCGCGCCGTACACGATCATCCCCAGCAACGTGCTGTTCTTCGAGAAGGGCCACCAGGGGCCGGTGTGGTTCTACGAGATCCCCGCCCCGAGGGACGCAAGAACTACACCAAGACCAAGCCGATGCGCTTCGAGGAGTTCGCCGACTGCGCGGCTTGGTGGGGCGGACGCCGCCGCGGGGCCGCGTCGAGAACGATCGGGCGTGGCGGGTCGACGCCGCGACAATCCGCGAAGCGGGCTACAACCTCGACCTCCACAACCCCCACCGACCGGACGACCTCGAGCACCGCTCGCCCAAGGAGTTGGTCGCCGAACTGATCGAGACCGAGCGTGA
- a CDS encoding type I restriction-modification system subunit M: MAPQGFQDKVAFVWRVADKLRGTFKQHEYGSVMLPLLVLRRMDAVLAPTKDAVLAKAATFASIGEGEDALLKKVAGHRFYSTAPWTFASLLNDDKNLADNLATYIRRLSRDAYRVMEAYNVDDKVARLDRAGLLYAVMADFADLDLRPVVVSNEAMGYIFEELLRKFSEMSNETAGEHYTPREVITLMVDLLLTGEASKELTENPIPVRTVYDPAAGTGGMLMGAMHRIKAMNDRAIVNVFGQELNDETWAIAQSDLMIQDIDPAHMRNGNTLTADAFGTAKFDFILANPPYGVDWKAYAAPIKDEYDKLGFQGRFGAGLPRVSDGSLLFLQHMLSKMKPSGSRVAIVLSGSPLFSGQAGSGESEIRRWIFENDWLEGIVALPDQMFYNTGISTYVWILANDKADADRGLVRLIDARESGTKMRKSLGDKRKELTPTAIEGIAQLYGGALGEFAGDARVKVLANEAFGFQRITVERPLRRRWEVTPDALAALEASRPWLAWKDAPSPGAFVPLSGTRFATVTALTAAVKKLDAATPLPVVRELVKLAAIADPEAPIIKGKAGPEPDPDLRDAENIPLPAGWLAFDDKAGRRRWSTPPRHT; this comes from the coding sequence ATGGCGCCGCAGGGGTTCCAAGACAAGGTCGCGTTCGTGTGGCGCGTGGCTGACAAGCTGCGCGGCACGTTCAAGCAGCACGAGTACGGCTCGGTGATGTTGCCGCTGCTGGTGTTGCGCCGCATGGACGCCGTGCTGGCCCCGACGAAGGACGCCGTGCTCGCGAAGGCGGCGACGTTCGCCTCCATCGGCGAGGGTGAGGACGCCTTGCTGAAGAAGGTCGCGGGGCACCGGTTCTACAGCACCGCTCCGTGGACGTTCGCGTCGCTGCTGAACGACGACAAGAATCTGGCCGACAACTTGGCCACCTACATCCGCCGGCTCTCCCGGGATGCCTACCGGGTGATGGAGGCGTACAACGTCGACGACAAGGTCGCCCGGCTGGATCGCGCGGGGCTGCTGTACGCCGTGATGGCCGATTTCGCCGACCTCGATCTGCGGCCGGTGGTGGTGTCGAACGAGGCGATGGGCTACATCTTCGAGGAGTTGCTGCGGAAGTTCTCCGAGATGAGCAACGAGACCGCCGGTGAGCACTACACCCCGCGTGAGGTGATCACCTTGATGGTCGACCTGCTCCTCACCGGTGAGGCGTCGAAGGAGCTGACCGAGAACCCGATCCCGGTACGCACCGTGTACGACCCGGCCGCCGGCACGGGCGGCATGCTGATGGGGGCGATGCACCGCATTAAGGCCATGAACGACCGGGCGATCGTGAACGTGTTCGGTCAGGAGTTGAACGACGAGACGTGGGCGATCGCGCAGTCGGACCTGATGATCCAGGACATCGACCCGGCACACATGCGCAACGGAAACACCCTCACCGCCGATGCGTTCGGCACCGCCAAGTTCGACTTCATCCTGGCGAATCCGCCCTATGGGGTTGACTGGAAGGCCTACGCCGCCCCGATCAAGGACGAGTACGACAAGTTAGGTTTCCAGGGGCGTTTCGGCGCCGGGCTGCCGCGGGTCTCGGACGGGTCGCTGCTGTTCCTGCAGCACATGCTGTCGAAGATGAAGCCGTCGGGGTCGCGGGTGGCGATCGTGCTGTCCGGCTCGCCGCTGTTCTCCGGGCAGGCTGGCTCTGGGGAGTCGGAGATCCGCCGCTGGATCTTCGAGAACGACTGGCTTGAGGGCATCGTCGCCCTGCCGGACCAGATGTTCTACAACACCGGCATCTCCACCTACGTGTGGATCCTCGCCAACGACAAGGCGGACGCCGACCGCGGCCTGGTGCGGCTGATCGACGCCCGCGAATCGGGGACGAAGATGCGCAAGTCGTTGGGCGACAAGCGCAAGGAACTCACTCCGACCGCGATCGAGGGGATCGCGCAACTGTACGGGGGTGCCTTGGGCGAGTTCGCCGGCGACGCTCGGGTGAAGGTGCTGGCGAACGAGGCGTTCGGGTTCCAACGCATCACCGTCGAACGGCCCTTGCGCCGCCGTTGGGAGGTCACCCCGGACGCCCTCGCGGCACTGGAGGCCTCGAGGCCGTGGCTCGCGTGGAAGGACGCCCCAAGCCCGGGCGCCTTCGTGCCGCTGTCCGGGACGCGGTTCGCCACGGTCACTGCGCTAACCGCCGCGGTCAAGAAGCTGGACGCCGCCACGCCGCTTCCTGTGGTGCGCGAACTGGTGAAGCTGGCGGCGATCGCGGACCCGGAGGCGCCGATCATCAAGGGCAAGGCCGGACCCGAGCCCGACCCTGACCTGCGGGACGCCGAGAACATCCCCCTGCCCGCCGGCTGGCTGGCCTTCGACGACAAGGCCGGGAGAAGGCGCTGGTCGACGCCGCCGAGGCACACCTGA
- a CDS encoding JAB domain-containing protein codes for MTPTPPMRLLPAHDRPRERLLREGSLALSDAELVAILLGTGGRGRNVVALAQDVLARCGGVAGLARWGVPELARLDAVGSAKASRLVAALALAGRLGAPEEHPRLTDSGTIAAVAQARLNGGRVERLLVLVADSGLRLRHLEEVAKGGASSCGLPVREVLSAVLRHDGVAFALAHNHPGGDPTPTDADRATTQRVSDAAAHVGIRFLEHVVVTDAAWRSVSAAR; via the coding sequence ATGACCCCCACCCCGCCCATGAGGCTGCTGCCCGCCCACGATCGACCGCGCGAACGGCTCCTGCGCGAGGGCTCCCTCGCACTCAGCGACGCTGAGCTGGTGGCCATCCTGCTGGGGACCGGCGGGCGAGGACGCAACGTCGTCGCCCTCGCGCAGGACGTGCTCGCCCGCTGCGGCGGGGTGGCCGGGCTGGCACGCTGGGGCGTGCCTGAACTCGCGCGCCTGGACGCCGTGGGTTCCGCGAAGGCGTCCCGGCTGGTGGCCGCGCTGGCATTGGCCGGACGCCTCGGAGCGCCCGAGGAGCACCCCCGCCTGACTGACTCCGGAACCATCGCGGCCGTCGCCCAGGCTCGCCTCAACGGCGGGCGTGTCGAGCGCTTGTTGGTGCTCGTGGCCGACTCGGGGTTGCGCCTGCGCCACCTCGAAGAGGTGGCCAAGGGGGGCGCGAGCAGTTGCGGTCTGCCCGTGCGGGAGGTGCTCAGCGCGGTGTTGCGCCACGATGGCGTGGCGTTTGCCCTCGCGCACAATCATCCCGGCGGGGACCCGACCCCGACGGACGCCGACCGCGCGACCACGCAGCGGGTGTCGGATGCCGCCGCTCACGTCGGGATACGGTTCCTCGAGCACGTGGTGGTGACGGACGCCGCCTGGCGGAGCGTCAGCGCAGCGCGCTGA
- a CDS encoding IS256 family transposase yields MMTGTLVAVEPHEEEASTVEEPRLPAAFGGDTLPVLGPPEYPPTLTRQETELLRGLVRRTRAGGGDLTGPDGLLKHLTKTVIESALEEELVDHLGYDKHDPAGRNRGNSRNGHRSKTVVTDSCGEVTIEVPRDREGSFEPQIVAKRQRRLTDLDTMVISLFAKGLTTGEISAHLFEVYGASVSKDTVSRITDKIVEEMNTWWARPLDKVYAAIFIDAIVVKVRDGQVANQPFYAAIGVDLDGHKDILGIWPGNGGGESAKYWLSVLTDLKNRGVADVFFLVCDGLKGLPDSVNAVFPQTIVQTCIIHLIRNTFRYASRKYWDQISRDLTPVHTAPSVAAAERARDEFCDKWGRAYPAIKTLWLNAWEEFIPFLDYDIEIRKVLCSTNAIESLNARFRRAVRARGHFPNEQSAMKTLYLVVRSLDPKGTGQTRWVTRWKPALNAFAITFADRMPAAENR; encoded by the coding sequence ATGATGACCGGAACACTGGTGGCTGTGGAGCCACACGAGGAAGAGGCAAGCACGGTCGAGGAGCCGCGGCTGCCGGCGGCGTTCGGTGGGGACACCCTGCCGGTGCTGGGGCCGCCTGAGTACCCGCCCACGCTGACGCGCCAGGAAACCGAGCTTCTGCGCGGTCTGGTACGTCGTACCCGGGCAGGCGGTGGGGACCTGACGGGTCCCGACGGTTTGTTGAAGCACCTGACCAAGACGGTGATCGAGTCGGCCTTGGAGGAGGAGTTGGTCGACCACCTGGGCTACGACAAGCACGATCCGGCGGGCCGTAACCGGGGCAACTCGCGCAACGGCCACCGCTCGAAGACGGTCGTAACCGACAGTTGCGGCGAGGTGACGATTGAGGTGCCCAGGGACCGTGAGGGGTCGTTCGAGCCGCAGATCGTGGCCAAGCGGCAACGTCGCCTGACGGATCTGGACACGATGGTGATCAGCCTGTTCGCCAAAGGGTTGACCACCGGAGAGATCAGCGCTCATCTGTTCGAGGTGTACGGCGCCTCGGTGAGCAAGGACACCGTGAGCCGCATCACCGACAAGATCGTCGAGGAGATGAACACTTGGTGGGCGCGGCCGTTGGACAAGGTGTACGCGGCGATCTTCATCGATGCGATCGTCGTCAAAGTGCGGGACGGGCAAGTCGCCAATCAGCCGTTCTACGCGGCGATCGGCGTTGATCTGGACGGCCACAAGGACATCCTCGGGATCTGGCCGGGCAACGGCGGCGGCGAGTCGGCCAAGTACTGGCTCAGTGTCCTCACCGACCTCAAGAACCGCGGTGTCGCCGACGTGTTCTTCCTGGTCTGTGACGGCCTGAAGGGCCTGCCCGACAGTGTCAACGCCGTGTTCCCCCAAACGATCGTGCAGACGTGCATCATCCACCTGATCCGCAACACGTTCCGCTACGCCTCACGCAAGTACTGGGACCAGATCAGCCGCGACCTGACACCCGTCCACACCGCCCCCAGCGTGGCAGCCGCCGAGCGAGCTCGTGACGAGTTCTGCGACAAGTGGGGCCGCGCCTACCCCGCCATCAAGACGTTGTGGCTCAACGCGTGGGAAGAGTTCATCCCGTTCCTGGACTACGACATCGAGATCCGCAAGGTGCTGTGTTCGACGAACGCAATCGAATCCCTGAACGCCCGATTCCGGCGCGCTGTCCGGGCCCGGGGGCACTTCCCCAACGAGCAATCCGCCATGAAGACCCTCTACCTCGTCGTCAGGAGTCTGGACCCCAAGGGCACCGGTCAGACACGATGGGTCACACGCTGGAAGCCAGCACTCAACGCCTTCGCCATCACCTTCGCCGACCGCATGCCGGCCGCCGAGAACCGCTAG
- a CDS encoding type IV toxin-antitoxin system AbiEi family antitoxin domain-containing protein, whose protein sequence is MPTPRQDLRRALHAVAFQQAGYFTAAQALEVGYSYQAQKYHADAGNWLRVDRALFRLPEWPADADDVYVRWSLWSDGRGVVSHESALSVHGLSDVDPIKVHLTVPPGFGAVDDLVALHVDVLTEDELERRRGWAVTTPCARS, encoded by the coding sequence ATGCCGACCCCCCGCCAGGACCTTCGCCGGGCGCTTCACGCCGTGGCGTTCCAGCAGGCGGGCTACTTCACGGCGGCACAGGCGCTGGAGGTCGGCTACTCCTACCAAGCCCAGAAGTACCACGCCGACGCCGGCAACTGGCTCCGGGTCGACCGGGCGCTCTTCCGGCTGCCCGAGTGGCCCGCCGATGCTGACGACGTTTACGTCCGCTGGAGCCTGTGGAGTGACGGACGAGGCGTCGTGTCCCACGAGTCCGCCCTATCGGTCCACGGACTATCCGACGTCGATCCCATCAAGGTGCACCTGACGGTCCCACCGGGGTTCGGCGCCGTCGATGACCTGGTCGCCCTTCATGTCGACGTGTTGACCGAGGACGAGCTCGAACGCCGTCGCGGCTGGGCCGTCACGACCCCCTGCGCACGCTCGTAG
- a CDS encoding ISL3 family transposase has translation MLHATFTRPDPTTFARLDELGLEVVGQYLEPKRAVLACRVVDPDQWCRRCGGEGTPRGTVVRRLAHEPFGWRPTLLLVTVRRYRCAECGHVWRQDMSKAAEPRSKLSRRALRWALEGLVLAHLTVARIAEGLGVSWNTANDAVLAEGQRVLINDPTRFDGVSVVGVDEHVWRHTRKGDKYVTVIIDLTPVRDDTGPARLLDMVEGRSKQAFKTWLASRPQAWRDGIEVVAMDGFSGFKTATTEELPDATPVLDPFHVVRLAGDALDQCRRRIQQQLHGHRVRATDPLYRARRTLHTGLDLLTARQKARLEALFAGDDHVEVEATWAIYQKMIAAYREPDRAKGRQLMENLIQAIGSGVPGALTEVVVLGRTLKKRAADILAYFDRPGTSNGPTEALNGRLEHLRGSALGFRNLTHYIARSLLETGGFRPRLHRGL, from the coding sequence GTGCTCCACGCTACCTTCACGCGCCCCGACCCGACCACGTTCGCTCGCCTCGACGAGCTCGGCCTGGAGGTCGTCGGCCAGTACCTCGAGCCGAAGCGGGCGGTACTCGCCTGCCGGGTCGTCGATCCCGATCAGTGGTGCCGGCGCTGCGGCGGCGAGGGAACCCCGCGTGGCACCGTGGTCCGCCGCCTGGCGCACGAGCCGTTCGGCTGGCGTCCCACCCTGCTGCTGGTCACCGTGCGCCGCTACCGCTGCGCCGAATGCGGCCACGTGTGGCGCCAGGACATGAGCAAGGCCGCCGAACCACGCTCCAAGCTGTCCCGGCGAGCGTTGCGGTGGGCGCTGGAAGGCCTCGTGCTAGCCCACCTCACCGTCGCGCGGATCGCCGAAGGCCTTGGCGTGTCGTGGAACACCGCCAACGACGCCGTCCTCGCCGAGGGCCAGCGCGTCCTGATCAACGACCCGACCCGGTTCGACGGCGTGAGCGTGGTCGGCGTCGACGAACATGTCTGGCGGCACACCCGTAAGGGCGACAAGTACGTGACCGTGATCATCGACCTCACTCCGGTTAGGGATGATACTGGTCCGGCCCGCTTGTTGGACATGGTCGAAGGACGGTCCAAGCAGGCGTTCAAGACGTGGCTCGCCAGCCGGCCGCAGGCGTGGCGTGACGGGATCGAGGTCGTCGCCATGGATGGGTTCAGCGGCTTCAAGACCGCCACCACCGAGGAACTCCCCGACGCCACGCCTGTGTTAGATCCGTTCCACGTCGTCCGCCTGGCAGGTGACGCCCTGGACCAGTGCCGGCGCCGCATCCAACAACAACTCCATGGGCATCGTGTCCGCGCGACCGATCCGCTCTACCGAGCCCGGCGGACCCTGCACACCGGTCTGGACCTCCTCACCGCACGTCAGAAGGCCCGGCTGGAGGCCTTGTTCGCCGGCGATGACCATGTCGAGGTCGAAGCCACCTGGGCCATCTACCAGAAGATGATCGCCGCCTACCGCGAACCCGACCGCGCGAAGGGTCGCCAGCTGATGGAGAACCTCATCCAAGCCATCGGCAGCGGTGTCCCCGGCGCGTTGACGGAGGTCGTCGTGTTGGGCCGGACGCTGAAGAAGCGGGCGGCTGACATCCTCGCCTACTTCGACCGGCCGGGCACCAGCAACGGCCCCACCGAGGCCCTGAACGGCCGGCTGGAACACCTCCGCGGCAGTGCGCTGGGCTTCAGGAACCTCACCCACTACATCGCCAGATCACTACTCGAGACCGGCGGATTCAGACCCCGACTACACCGTGGATTGTGA
- a CDS encoding nucleotidyl transferase AbiEii/AbiGii toxin family protein, which translates to MLARLARDPRWVLKGGFGLELRLGLAARTTKDLDLLLTEVAGLTATDLQDLLDQALDVDLGDDCAFGVRPPRQVRVEDELPSTWRVVVDVFVARSPFETVTIDVVTKASEPTEGLDAVAVRPMLGGEPFAVRSVDLPRHAAEKLHAYARIYAHERPSSRVKDLVDLALLVEQDLLEPGAFARAVAAVFAERDATDPPLDLPEPPRDWRVPFAAMASEIGLSERTLDAAAALVRRFYLSAFDDEETQ; encoded by the coding sequence GTGCTGGCCCGGCTCGCGCGTGACCCGCGGTGGGTGTTGAAGGGCGGGTTCGGCCTCGAACTGCGCCTGGGTCTCGCGGCGAGGACCACCAAGGATCTCGATCTGCTGCTCACCGAGGTCGCCGGCCTGACTGCCACCGACCTGCAGGACCTGCTCGACCAGGCCCTCGACGTCGACCTTGGCGACGACTGCGCTTTCGGCGTCCGACCGCCCCGGCAAGTGCGCGTCGAGGACGAGCTGCCCTCGACGTGGCGCGTCGTGGTCGACGTCTTCGTAGCCCGGAGCCCGTTCGAAACGGTCACTATCGACGTCGTCACCAAGGCGTCCGAGCCCACCGAAGGCCTGGACGCCGTGGCCGTCCGTCCCATGCTCGGGGGCGAGCCTTTCGCCGTGCGCAGCGTCGACCTGCCGCGCCACGCCGCCGAGAAGCTGCACGCCTACGCGCGGATCTATGCCCACGAGCGGCCGTCCTCGCGGGTGAAAGACCTAGTGGATCTCGCTCTCCTGGTCGAGCAGGACCTCCTCGAACCAGGCGCCTTCGCCCGCGCCGTGGCGGCGGTGTTCGCCGAACGGGACGCCACCGACCCACCGCTCGACCTGCCCGAACCGCCCCGCGACTGGCGGGTGCCCTTCGCAGCCATGGCCTCGGAGATCGGCCTGAGCGAGCGCACTCTCGACGCCGCCGCGGCCCTCGTGCGCCGCTTCTACCTGTCCGCCTTCGATGACGAGGAAACCCAGTGA